In a genomic window of Stegostoma tigrinum isolate sSteTig4 chromosome 43, sSteTig4.hap1, whole genome shotgun sequence:
- the LOC132206776 gene encoding gastrula zinc finger protein XlCGF26.1-like: MFIAAVPEVTSLQETPSGVPVCGDFSSSSNLEGHKDNNTEEKPWLCGDCGKRFKFPSGLETHRRVHTGERPFICSDCGKDFPDSYSLLRHQRVHTGERPFTCFRCGKGFSQLCNLQQHDKIHSGERPFICSNCGKGFENFSALLTHQRIHTGQKPFTCSECGKGFDQAASLVAHKQVHSGERPFSCFRCGKGFSLLSALRKHEQIHTGHRPFTCSECGKGFARSSSLLSHQRVHTGEKPFTCFACEKTFCQLYSLQKHERTHTGEWPFTCSECGKGCSSLSRLLAHQRVHTGERPFTCSECGETFSDPSGMRRHQRVHTREKPFTCSACGKGFAHAGDLRTHQQLHTGERRFTCSECGKGFTQSGPLLTHQRMHTGERPFPCTICGKAFRDSPTLLRHQRIHTGEKPFICSLCGKGFIQRYKLWRHHKVHQRRQQLDAVVHCC, from the coding sequence ATGTTCATTGCCGCTGTGCCTGAAGTAACATCTCTCCAGGAGACACCGTCCGGGGTTCCTGTGTGTGGGGACTTCAGTTCATCATCCAACCTGGAGGGCCACAAGGACAACAACACCGAGGAGAAGCCATGGCTGTGTGGGGACTGTGGGAAACGATTCAAGTTCCCATCTGGGCTGGAGACTCATCGGCgtgttcacaccggggagaggccattcatatGCTCCGACTGTGGGAAGGATTTCCCTGACTCCTATTCCCTGCTgcgacaccagcgagttcacactggggagaggccgttcacttGCTTCaggtgtgggaagggattcagtcAGTTATGCAACCTTCAACAACACGACAAAATTCACAGcggagagaggccattcatctgctccaatTGTGGAAAGGGTTTCGAAAATTTCTCTGCCCTACTGACACACCAGCGAATACACACTGGACAGAAGCCGTTCACTTGCTCGGAGTGCGGGAAGGGGTTCGATCAGGCTGCTTCGCTGGTGGCCCACAAGCAAGTTCACAgcggggagaggccattctcctgcttcaggtgtgggaagggattcagttTGCTATCTGCCCTTCGAAAACACGAGCAGATTCACACCGGGCACAGGCCATTCACATGTTCTGAGTGCGGGAAGGGGTTCGCTCGCTCCTCTTCCCTACTgtcacaccagcgagttcacaccggggagaagccattcacctgcttcgCGTGTGAAAAGACATTCTGTCAGTTGTACAGCCTTCAAAAACACGAGAGAACTCACACCGGGGAATGGCCGTTCACCTGCTCGGAGTGCGGGAAGGGATGTAGTTCATTATCCAGACTGCTGGCACACCAGCGGgtccacaccggggagaggccattcacctgctctgagtgcGGAGAAACGTTCAGCGATCCATCCGGGATGCGGAGACACCAGCGGGTCCACACCCGGGAGAAGCCGTTCACCTGCTCTGCATGCGGGAAGGGATTCGCTCACGCCGGTGACCTCAGAACTCACCAGCAacttcacaccggggagaggaggttcacctgctcagagtgtgggaaaggattcactcagtcgGGCCCACTGTTGACCCACCAGCGCATGCACACTGGGGAGCGACCATTCCCCTGTACCATCTGTGGGAAAGCATTCAGGGACTCACCAActctgctgagacaccagcgaattcacaccggggagaagccattcatctgctctctgtgtgggaagggatttatccAGAGGTACAAGCTGTGGAGACACCACAAAGTTCATCAGCGAAGACAGCAGTTGGACGCTGTTGTTCATTGCTGCTGA